A portion of the Oreochromis niloticus isolate F11D_XX linkage group LG10, O_niloticus_UMD_NMBU, whole genome shotgun sequence genome contains these proteins:
- the coa4 gene encoding cytochrome c oxidase assembly factor 4 homolog, mitochondrial, producing MASPHDRSRKDDEDDPVEQMISRTGCAELHYAVQECMAEHQDWRACQSQVQTFKDCMMNFQKAQKEQLRQQQLPSTKSTAS from the coding sequence ATGGCGTCACCTCATGACCGCAGCCGGAAAGATGACGAGGATGACCCTGTTGAACAGATGATATCGCGCACTGGCTGCGCTGAGCTTCACTACGCCGTCCAGGAATGCATGGCTGAACATCAGGACTGGCGAGCGTGTCAAAGCCAAGTTCAGACGTTCAAAGACTGCATGATGAATTTCCAAAAGGCCCAGAAAGAACAGCtgaggcagcagcagctgccctCCACCAAGTCTACGGCCAGCTGA